A stretch of bacterium DNA encodes these proteins:
- a CDS encoding helix-hairpin-helix domain-containing protein, which yields MKLSEKNITLKELKQIPGVGDAIAKDLWDMGIRGIDDLKNKRAEALYMQLCAHQGKQVDRCMLYVFRCAVYFASCQHHQPHLLKWWNWKEQNGEPSEGPPRPDGGS from the coding sequence ATGAAGCTCTCGGAAAAAAATATAACCCTGAAAGAACTCAAACAGATCCCAGGCGTGGGGGACGCGATTGCCAAGGATCTCTGGGACATGGGCATTCGGGGGATTGATGATTTGAAAAATAAACGTGCGGAAGCACTCTACATGCAGCTTTGTGCTCACCAAGGCAAACAGGTTGACCGCTGTATGTTGTATGTATTTCGCTGTGCGGTATACTTTGCCTCTTGCCAACACCATCAACCGCATTTACTGAAATGGTGGAATTGGAAGGAGCAAAACGGCGAGCCTTCGGAGGGACCGCCCCGACCGGATGGGGGATCGTAA
- the atpH gene encoding ATP synthase F1 subunit delta, with protein MNSDRVVAAKYARALLELAMEKASADQVKEDMTLMTQYFGDQEGKELLVNPLLEAGKKVRIVSGLLEGKVHPLSLSLLKLLIEKRRGALVKAVAESYEKEWLVRQNKNIAKVITAIPLTREQISKLRMKLQTIYEGELEVQEQVEPGLKAGARIEMDDLHLDGTLAGRLAKLRRVLSSDN; from the coding sequence ATGAATTCCGACCGCGTCGTTGCCGCCAAGTATGCACGCGCTCTTTTAGAGCTGGCGATGGAAAAAGCATCCGCTGATCAGGTAAAGGAAGATATGACACTGATGACTCAGTATTTTGGGGACCAGGAAGGGAAGGAACTCTTGGTCAACCCGCTGCTGGAGGCGGGGAAAAAGGTCCGGATCGTGAGCGGTCTGCTGGAAGGCAAGGTCCATCCGCTCTCGCTCTCGCTGCTCAAGTTGTTGATCGAGAAACGACGGGGCGCATTGGTCAAAGCTGTAGCGGAAAGTTATGAAAAAGAATGGCTCGTCCGCCAGAATAAAAATATTGCCAAAGTCATTACGGCAATTCCTTTGACTCGAGAGCAGATCAGCAAATTGCGTATGAAGTTACAGACGATTTATGAAGGTGAATTGGAAGTACAAGAACAGGTGGAACCCGGCCTGAAAGCCGGTGCCCGGATTGAGATGGATGATTTGCACCTGGACGGAACATTGGCGGGACGTTTGGCTAAGTTGCGCCGTGTTTTAAGCTCGGATAATTAA
- a CDS encoding MBL fold metallo-hydrolase, whose protein sequence is MDIHFLGTGTSHGIPVIGCTCPVCQSPDHRDKRHRASVVIATAKTKLLVDASPELRLQLLAARIKQVDAMLLTHAHADHIAGLDDVRIFSERTDRPFSIYGPASALRQLRRRFDYVFKNTQKGGGKPRLHLHPVEKPFAIGDIRIQPIPLWHGRVRVFGYRVKKFAYCTDVSAIPQTSYKLLAGLSILVLDALRPHPHSTHFHVGQSVAEAKKIKAKKTYFTHMCHLLGHQATEQELPKNIRLAYDGLKLRF, encoded by the coding sequence ATGGATATTCATTTTTTAGGTACGGGTACCAGCCACGGTATTCCGGTGATCGGTTGTACTTGCCCGGTTTGCCAATCGCCGGACCACCGGGATAAGCGCCACCGTGCATCGGTGGTGATTGCTACGGCCAAGACCAAACTTTTGGTTGACGCATCACCTGAATTGCGGTTGCAACTACTGGCAGCCCGTATTAAACAGGTCGATGCCATGCTTTTAACCCATGCCCATGCCGACCATATCGCAGGATTGGATGATGTGCGGATATTTTCCGAGCGGACAGACCGGCCTTTTTCCATTTATGGTCCGGCATCGGCATTGCGTCAATTGCGCCGCCGTTTTGACTATGTTTTTAAAAATACCCAGAAGGGCGGCGGGAAACCCCGCCTGCATCTTCATCCGGTGGAAAAACCATTTGCCATCGGGGATATTCGTATCCAGCCTATTCCTCTGTGGCACGGCCGGGTCAGGGTTTTTGGTTATCGGGTCAAAAAGTTTGCTTATTGCACGGATGTTTCGGCAATTCCGCAAACCTCATACAAGTTGCTCGCAGGGCTTTCAATTTTGGTGCTTGATGCGCTGCGTCCTCATCCGCATTCGACTCATTTTCATGTCGGGCAATCTGTTGCAGAGGCAAAAAAGATTAAGGCAAAGAAAACCTATTTTACCCACATGTGTCATCTGCTTGGCCATCAGGCAACGGAGCAGGAACTGCCGAAAAATATCCGTCTGGCTTATGACGGCTTGAAATTGCGTTTCTGA
- a CDS encoding ATP synthase subunit I — protein MKPFFRRILTVIGIAVPITFFITGLPAWGRGALLGEILGFISYVWVGLSVRRFLSKGLPEVRRKLFLHTLLRYALIGGVMFLAVKAPAIHIAGVLIGYTIIQMPAAFFRALST, from the coding sequence ATGAAGCCATTTTTTAGGCGTATCTTGACTGTGATTGGAATCGCGGTTCCAATTACGTTTTTCATCACCGGGCTTCCAGCCTGGGGCCGGGGGGCCTTGCTGGGGGAAATTCTGGGTTTTATCAGCTATGTTTGGGTCGGGTTGAGCGTAAGACGATTTTTGTCTAAAGGTTTGCCTGAAGTCCGTCGAAAATTATTTTTGCATACATTATTACGGTATGCTTTGATCGGCGGTGTGATGTTCCTTGCCGTCAAAGCACCGGCGATTCATATCGCGGGTGTATTGATTGGTTATACGATTATACAGATGCCTGCCGCATTTTTTCGGGCACTGAGTACTTAG
- the amrA gene encoding AmmeMemoRadiSam system protein A has protein sequence MKGEGEKMISCEEKSALLQLARDTITAKVGNRPLSEVAKLTGRLQEPGGAFVTIHKRKQLRGCIGLLESDLPLAETVSHMAVAAATEDSRFSPVRFEELGDLHIEISVLSPMRRVEQVRDIRLGIDGVLVAQAGHSGVFLPQVAQDTGWDLATFLSELCVGKAGLAADAWQDPETELRTFTVEILAEGV, from the coding sequence ATGAAAGGCGAAGGAGAAAAAATGATCAGCTGCGAAGAAAAAAGTGCGTTATTACAATTAGCGCGGGATACGATTACAGCTAAAGTGGGTAACCGGCCTTTGTCTGAAGTGGCTAAGCTGACCGGACGGTTACAGGAGCCGGGCGGCGCATTTGTGACCATTCATAAGCGCAAGCAGCTCCGGGGGTGTATTGGATTATTGGAGAGTGATTTGCCGCTGGCTGAGACTGTCAGCCACATGGCAGTTGCAGCAGCGACTGAGGATTCGCGTTTTTCGCCAGTCCGCTTTGAGGAATTGGGAGATCTGCATATTGAAATCTCAGTGCTCTCTCCAATGCGTCGGGTGGAGCAGGTCCGGGATATTCGTTTGGGCATTGATGGTGTACTCGTAGCGCAAGCCGGGCATAGCGGGGTTTTTCTTCCTCAGGTGGCGCAGGATACGGGTTGGGATTTGGCAACGTTTTTAAGTGAATTATGCGTCGGTAAGGCAGGTTTGGCAGCCGATGCATGGCAGGACCCTGAGACAGAATTACGCACTTTTACTGTAGAAATTCTTGCAGAAGGTGTTTGA
- a CDS encoding helix-turn-helix domain-containing protein, producing the protein MGKPELDPIVKEFMRLIGQERQRRKMSYEQVAKLAGVHRTTISLIERGKFNPTLQMCISISNALDISFSKLITRSEKMTKNKKTTTK; encoded by the coding sequence ATGGGTAAGCCGGAACTTGATCCTATTGTTAAAGAGTTCATGCGTTTGATAGGTCAGGAACGCCAGCGACGGAAGATGAGTTATGAGCAGGTTGCCAAACTGGCGGGCGTTCATAGGACAACCATTAGCTTGATTGAGCGCGGCAAATTCAATCCTACCTTGCAGATGTGCATCAGCATTTCAAATGCTTTGGATATTTCCTTTTCAAAGCTGATTACCCGATCGGAAAAAATGACCAAAAACAAAAAAACGACAACCAAGTAA
- a CDS encoding bifunctional nuclease family protein, with protein MVEMKVKGLAVDANSKIPVVILTDPEEKRYLPIWIGIYEADAILIALEKINVPRPMTHDLMKSILETLGVTIDRILIHNIQNNTFYARISLIRGDEEWEIDARPSDAIALGLRAECSIFVSEKVIVEASITDKSKYEKEKIEFKKFFQDLKPADFNR; from the coding sequence ATGGTTGAGATGAAAGTAAAGGGTTTGGCGGTTGACGCCAACTCCAAAATACCGGTGGTCATTCTGACTGACCCTGAAGAGAAAAGATATCTGCCTATTTGGATCGGCATTTATGAAGCGGATGCGATTTTGATTGCCTTGGAAAAAATTAATGTTCCCAGGCCCATGACGCATGACCTCATGAAATCGATTCTGGAGACATTGGGCGTCACCATTGACCGTATTTTAATTCATAATATCCAAAACAACACGTTTTATGCACGGATATCGCTTATCCGCGGAGACGAGGAGTGGGAAATTGACGCCCGGCCTTCCGATGCCATTGCATTGGGGTTGCGTGCAGAGTGTTCGATTTTTGTTTCCGAGAAGGTTATTGTGGAAGCCAGCATCACCGATAAATCCAAGTATGAAAAAGAGAAGATTGAATTTAAAAAATTCTTTCAGGACCTTAAACCGGCCGATTTTAATCGTTGA
- the lexA gene encoding transcriptional repressor LexA, which yields MALTRKQKEILDFVQHSITANGYAPTLREIGEHFGLSSVATVHKHLKTLEEKGMLSREEGRARHVEVREPEDVPRAWEVPMLGMVAAGSPIEALEQPESVVLPEDMLGRGETFVLTVKGDSMIEDHILDGDHIIVEKRNRADNGEIVVALIENEATVKRLYREAGRVRLQPANAAMQPIYISEGDLHIQGIVIGVLRRMQRR from the coding sequence ATGGCGCTTACAAGAAAGCAGAAAGAGATTCTGGATTTTGTACAACACTCAATCACCGCCAATGGCTATGCCCCGACCTTGCGCGAGATTGGAGAACATTTTGGGCTTTCATCAGTGGCCACGGTGCATAAGCATTTGAAGACACTGGAGGAAAAAGGCATGCTCTCGCGCGAAGAGGGGCGGGCCCGGCATGTAGAGGTCAGGGAGCCCGAAGATGTTCCGCGTGCCTGGGAGGTCCCCATGCTCGGTATGGTGGCAGCCGGATCGCCGATAGAGGCGCTGGAACAGCCGGAAAGTGTTGTGCTGCCGGAGGACATGCTCGGACGGGGTGAGACCTTTGTGCTTACGGTCAAAGGTGATTCTATGATCGAGGACCATATTTTGGACGGCGATCATATTATTGTAGAAAAGCGTAACCGTGCGGATAACGGTGAAATTGTTGTGGCATTGATCGAGAACGAAGCCACGGTCAAGCGTCTCTACCGCGAAGCCGGGCGGGTACGGTTGCAGCCTGCCAATGCCGCCATGCAGCCTATTTATATAAGTGAGGGTGACCTGCATATTCAGGGAATTGTGATCGGCGTGCTCCGCCGCATGCAACGACGGTGA
- the atpA gene encoding F0F1 ATP synthase subunit alpha — protein MKISPEEVTDVIKKQLEGFTSQSELEEVGTVLQVGDGIARIWGLTGAMSMELLEFPNNVYGMVLNLEKDNVGCVLLGDYTLIKEGDKVKRTRKIMEVPTGKALLGRVVNALGQPIDGKGDLPADCNRRPVERRAHGVVERQPVKEPLQTGIKAIDAMVPIGRGQRELIIGDRQTGKTAVAVDAIINQKNTDVFCVYVAIGQKQSTVAQVVKTLEEHQVMDKTIVVTAGASEPAPMLYLAPYAGCAMAEEFLMNGQHALIIYDDLSKHAIAYRQMSLLLRRPPGREAYPGDVFYLHSRLLERASKLNNELGGGSLTALPLIETQAGDISAYIPTNVISITDGQIFLEGNLFHSGQRPAINVGLSVSRVGGSAQIKAMKQMAGRLRMDMSQYRELAAFAQFGSDLDKATKAQLARGERMMQVLKQPQYVPMPIEEQIVIILAGTTGGLDDVPVKAVIRFEKELLAFCRESHGSLLATVKEKGVMDDALQEQVQEAIKEFKKSFKE, from the coding sequence ATGAAGATCTCACCGGAAGAAGTTACGGATGTTATCAAAAAGCAGCTGGAGGGATTTACCAGCCAGTCTGAGTTGGAGGAAGTCGGGACGGTTTTACAGGTCGGCGATGGTATTGCCCGGATCTGGGGGCTGACCGGTGCCATGTCCATGGAGCTGCTGGAATTTCCCAACAATGTGTATGGCATGGTCCTCAATCTGGAGAAAGATAATGTCGGTTGTGTTTTGCTCGGTGATTACACGTTGATTAAAGAAGGCGACAAGGTCAAGCGGACACGGAAAATTATGGAAGTACCCACGGGAAAAGCACTGCTGGGCAGGGTGGTCAATGCCTTGGGACAGCCGATTGACGGCAAAGGGGACCTGCCTGCGGACTGTAACCGGCGGCCGGTGGAAAGGCGTGCGCATGGTGTGGTGGAACGCCAGCCGGTGAAAGAGCCGTTGCAAACCGGTATTAAAGCGATTGATGCCATGGTTCCGATTGGACGCGGGCAACGTGAGTTGATTATTGGCGACCGCCAGACCGGGAAGACCGCCGTGGCTGTGGATGCCATTATCAATCAAAAAAATACAGATGTTTTTTGTGTCTATGTCGCGATCGGGCAAAAGCAATCCACGGTCGCGCAGGTGGTTAAAACGCTGGAAGAACATCAGGTCATGGATAAAACCATTGTGGTCACAGCCGGTGCCAGCGAACCCGCGCCCATGCTGTATTTGGCGCCTTATGCCGGATGTGCGATGGCGGAAGAATTTTTAATGAACGGGCAGCATGCCCTGATTATTTATGATGACCTGTCCAAGCACGCCATTGCGTATCGTCAGATGTCTTTGCTGCTTCGCCGGCCGCCGGGACGCGAAGCCTATCCGGGGGATGTTTTTTATCTGCACTCACGCCTTTTGGAGCGTGCGTCTAAATTGAATAATGAACTCGGCGGCGGGTCATTGACAGCACTGCCGTTGATTGAGACACAGGCCGGAGATATTTCAGCGTATATTCCGACCAATGTTATTTCCATTACAGACGGCCAGATTTTTTTGGAGGGGAACTTGTTTCACTCCGGACAGCGTCCGGCCATCAATGTTGGTCTCTCGGTCTCGCGCGTCGGCGGCAGTGCACAGATTAAAGCCATGAAACAAATGGCGGGCCGGTTACGCATGGACATGTCGCAGTACCGCGAATTGGCTGCGTTTGCCCAGTTTGGCTCTGATTTGGACAAAGCCACCAAAGCGCAATTGGCGCGCGGTGAGCGTATGATGCAGGTACTCAAGCAGCCGCAATATGTTCCCATGCCGATTGAAGAACAGATTGTTATTATCCTGGCCGGCACGACCGGTGGTCTGGATGATGTGCCGGTAAAAGCGGTGATTCGTTTTGAAAAAGAACTACTGGCCTTTTGCCGCGAGTCACATGGATCATTGCTGGCGACTGTCAAGGAAAAAGGTGTTATGGATGATGCCCTGCAAGAACAGGTACAGGAAGCGATTAAAGAATTTAAAAAAAGTTTTAAGGAATAA
- a CDS encoding CsgG/HfaB family protein, producing MKSFFGKSLVILAIMIGLGGCGTRVLVQPKADMGYYNRVAVLPFETDSFLSTVGYQLADEILVQLLETTPALQMVERTQIEALLQEQTMVRSGYMSMESAIQVGRLLGVRAIVTGSVTIAIGDVRSSPLNAQRVATGVATIRFIDTQTGKIIWAKRETAEYGSFKSVEGSTFYNYKTDHEIVQEVIQTLGKLLARNFYPHYELQ from the coding sequence GTGAAATCTTTTTTTGGAAAAAGTCTGGTCATCCTCGCGATCATGATTGGGTTGGGCGGATGCGGTACACGTGTGTTGGTGCAGCCCAAGGCGGATATGGGTTATTATAACCGGGTAGCTGTACTGCCTTTTGAGACCGATAGTTTTCTCTCCACCGTGGGGTATCAATTGGCGGACGAAATTTTGGTTCAGCTTTTGGAGACGACACCTGCCCTTCAGATGGTGGAACGCACGCAGATTGAAGCGTTGCTTCAGGAACAGACCATGGTGCGCAGCGGATATATGAGTATGGAGTCTGCGATTCAGGTGGGACGTCTGCTGGGTGTGCGCGCAATTGTAACCGGTAGTGTGACGATCGCGATCGGTGATGTTCGTTCCTCGCCCCTGAATGCACAGCGGGTCGCCACCGGGGTGGCAACCATACGTTTTATTGATACACAGACCGGTAAAATTATCTGGGCAAAGCGCGAGACCGCAGAATACGGCTCGTTTAAATCAGTTGAAGGATCGACTTTTTATAATTATAAAACCGACCACGAAATTGTTCAGGAAGTTATACAAACTTTGGGAAAACTTCTGGCCCGGAATTTTTATCCCCACTACGAACTGCAATAA
- a CDS encoding AtpZ/AtpI family protein translates to MQKKNFPKYRQLGQASMAGIMLAACIFVGTAIGVWLDRLLGSSPWMMLFFMVMGIVAGFYNVFRTVVSLGDSNTKK, encoded by the coding sequence ATGCAAAAAAAAAATTTTCCAAAATATCGCCAACTAGGCCAGGCAAGTATGGCCGGGATCATGCTTGCAGCCTGTATTTTCGTTGGAACAGCCATCGGTGTTTGGCTGGACCGCTTGCTGGGCAGCAGTCCTTGGATGATGCTTTTTTTTATGGTGATGGGGATTGTTGCAGGGTTTTATAATGTTTTTCGGACAGTTGTTTCCTTGGGGGATTCAAACACCAAAAAATGA
- a CDS encoding GxxExxY protein, translating into MNGHENDITNIIIGSAIEVHSMLGPGLLESTYEECLCHELMLRKCCFERQKELSVSYKTINLDCGYRIDLVVSKLVVVELKAVGQLEPIHEAQLLTYLKLTGLKVGVLINFNVLTLKNGIKRMVNNFKEVNFNNFSARSASLR; encoded by the coding sequence ATGAATGGTCATGAAAATGATATTACCAACATAATTATTGGATCAGCGATAGAAGTGCATTCGATGTTGGGGCCCGGGCTTTTAGAATCAACATACGAAGAATGTTTGTGTCATGAATTGATGTTGCGGAAGTGTTGTTTTGAACGGCAAAAAGAGTTGTCGGTTTCATACAAAACCATCAACTTGGATTGTGGTTATCGTATTGATTTAGTGGTTTCGAAGTTGGTGGTTGTTGAGCTTAAAGCTGTTGGACAATTAGAACCGATACATGAAGCACAATTATTGACATATTTAAAACTAACTGGTTTGAAAGTAGGAGTACTAATTAATTTCAATGTTTTAACTTTAAAAAATGGAATTAAAAGAATGGTTAATAATTTTAAAGAAGTTAATTTCAATAATTTTTCTGCGCGCTCCGCGTCTCTGCGGTGA
- the atpB gene encoding F0F1 ATP synthase subunit A, protein MSAVPEAVEFHLPFDASILMSLLGVAIIGLLSWAATRKLSHVPRGAQNFMEWILNIIYQFADDMIGPQAQKFYPLFTMLFFFILVSNLMGLIPGLFSSTSRLSTTVGLALVVFFSTHYFGVREQGVWGYVKHWFGPVPVWLKPFMLIIELISELARPLSLSFRLFGNILAKEILLGVLALLVIIFLPSGNLIQEILTLVPLVLRPLIILLGILVSIIQAFVFMLLAMVYIGGAMQTEGH, encoded by the coding sequence ATGAGTGCAGTTCCGGAAGCAGTAGAATTTCATCTTCCCTTTGACGCCAGTATCCTGATGAGCCTGCTGGGTGTGGCAATTATTGGTTTGCTTTCCTGGGCAGCCACCCGCAAGCTCAGCCATGTGCCGCGGGGTGCACAGAATTTTATGGAATGGATTTTAAATATTATTTATCAGTTTGCCGATGACATGATCGGGCCGCAAGCACAAAAATTCTATCCTTTGTTTACAATGCTCTTCTTTTTTATTTTGGTTTCCAATCTTATGGGATTGATTCCAGGACTTTTTTCCAGCACCAGCCGGCTTTCCACTACCGTGGGGCTGGCCTTGGTTGTGTTTTTTTCCACCCATTATTTTGGTGTCAGGGAACAGGGGGTCTGGGGATATGTCAAACACTGGTTTGGGCCGGTGCCGGTATGGCTCAAACCCTTTATGTTGATTATCGAACTGATCAGCGAACTGGCCCGTCCGCTCTCGCTTTCATTCCGCTTGTTCGGAAATATTTTAGCCAAGGAAATTTTGCTCGGTGTTTTGGCGCTTTTGGTGATTATTTTTCTGCCGTCCGGTAATCTGATTCAGGAAATTTTAACCTTAGTACCGCTTGTTCTCCGGCCCTTGATTATTTTATTGGGGATTTTAGTGAGTATTATTCAGGCTTTTGTGTTTATGCTTTTGGCCATGGTGTATATCGGTGGCGCTATGCAGACGGAAGGGCATTAA
- a CDS encoding phosphatase PAP2 family protein, with product MNIITRWLTNSLFLAATLFLGTVCPAPAHAGDTTPAPTILSNALGEFTDIITSPVHGTWEGYFVTAGFAAALAAGFNNDLNWYHDVQDHSNDWQDQVIPPASLLGDGFFHVVAYAALYKLGNDYDQQVATRALEGQLNVAIIATLMKAAFTATRPETNNQERLWFTGNFSNKSFASGHTMTAFCAAAILGDAYNIEWITFPLAALVGYARIYNQHHWPSDVIAGAGLGLLIGYSVTAFHQRQTTESDVSFSLMPTREGGQLKVSWHF from the coding sequence GTGAATATAATAACCCGATGGCTAACCAACAGCCTTTTTCTTGCTGCCACACTTTTCCTTGGCACTGTCTGTCCGGCACCTGCTCACGCGGGAGACACGACCCCCGCCCCTACAATCCTGTCCAATGCGCTCGGAGAATTTACAGATATCATCACCTCGCCTGTTCACGGAACATGGGAAGGCTATTTCGTAACTGCGGGATTTGCAGCCGCTCTGGCTGCCGGATTCAATAATGATCTCAATTGGTACCACGATGTCCAGGATCACAGCAATGACTGGCAAGATCAAGTCATACCGCCTGCATCGCTTTTGGGTGATGGTTTTTTTCACGTTGTCGCGTATGCGGCTTTGTATAAATTGGGTAATGATTATGACCAACAAGTCGCAACCCGTGCCCTGGAAGGACAACTCAATGTCGCGATCATTGCAACGCTGATGAAAGCTGCTTTCACTGCCACCCGACCTGAGACCAACAACCAAGAACGTCTCTGGTTTACCGGCAATTTTTCTAATAAAAGTTTCGCCTCCGGTCATACCATGACCGCATTTTGTGCTGCCGCCATCCTGGGAGACGCTTACAATATTGAATGGATCACTTTTCCGCTGGCTGCACTGGTTGGCTATGCCCGTATCTATAACCAGCATCATTGGCCAAGTGATGTCATTGCAGGGGCGGGTCTCGGACTCCTTATTGGATATAGTGTGACGGCATTTCATCAGCGGCAAACGACTGAATCGGATGTCAGTTTTTCCCTGATGCCGACACGCGAAGGCGGCCAACTAAAGGTGTCATGGCATTTTTAA
- the dinB gene encoding DNA polymerase IV: MPRCIFHLDLDTFFVSVERQLDPTLYGKPVIVSPGGSRSVVSAASYEVRTFGVHSAMPMATARRLCPQAVICPGNFQAYQKYSRAFFDILEQYSPDLEPASMDEGYMDYTGCVRLFGPPLLAAEIIQKQVKEKLGLDVSIGIATSKVVAKISSDLAKPAGILYVRPGHEAALLAPLPIRRLLGVGPKTEPRLQALGIRTIGDLAHLAKERVSKVMGSTGMWLHDAARGRDDSLVARREQAKSISHEETFSTDVIDPGVLCHALYRLVCEVGFRLRKHGLRAATACVKVRYADFSLHTRSLTLAHPTDIDKKLFEAAEALLLKARDRRVRIRLVGFAAQKLVNAHGQGVLLDTVENEKMETLNIAADAIRKRYGYDTVQWASLLRQEAEP; this comes from the coding sequence ATGCCTCGTTGTATTTTCCATCTTGATCTGGATACTTTTTTTGTTTCAGTCGAACGACAACTTGATCCCACCCTCTACGGTAAACCTGTCATTGTCTCGCCCGGCGGCAGCCGAAGCGTGGTCTCGGCTGCTTCTTACGAGGTACGTACATTTGGTGTACATTCCGCGATGCCGATGGCGACAGCTCGGCGCTTGTGTCCCCAGGCCGTGATTTGTCCGGGAAATTTTCAGGCGTACCAAAAATACTCGCGTGCTTTTTTTGATATTTTAGAGCAATACTCACCTGATCTGGAACCTGCCTCTATGGACGAGGGCTATATGGATTATACCGGGTGTGTTCGGCTTTTTGGTCCACCCCTGTTGGCAGCGGAGATTATTCAAAAGCAGGTGAAAGAAAAACTGGGTCTGGATGTCTCGATCGGAATTGCCACTTCCAAGGTGGTGGCCAAGATTAGCTCGGATTTGGCCAAACCGGCCGGTATTCTATATGTAAGGCCGGGACATGAAGCGGCACTTTTGGCGCCTTTGCCTATCCGGCGACTGCTCGGGGTGGGTCCCAAGACCGAGCCGCGTCTGCAAGCATTGGGTATCCGCACGATCGGAGATTTGGCACATCTGGCCAAAGAGAGGGTTAGCAAGGTGATGGGCAGCACGGGAATGTGGTTGCATGATGCTGCCCGTGGTCGAGATGATTCCCTGGTAGCCCGGCGGGAGCAGGCCAAGTCCATCAGTCATGAGGAAACATTTTCGACGGATGTCATTGATCCCGGTGTACTGTGTCATGCCCTGTACCGCTTGGTTTGCGAAGTGGGTTTCAGACTGCGCAAGCACGGTCTCAGGGCGGCGACCGCCTGTGTCAAAGTGCGCTATGCGGATTTTTCGCTGCATACCCGCTCACTCACGCTGGCGCATCCCACAGATATTGATAAAAAATTATTCGAAGCTGCCGAAGCATTGCTGCTCAAGGCACGTGACCGGCGGGTCCGTATCCGGTTGGTCGGTTTCGCAGCCCAGAAGCTGGTCAATGCGCACGGGCAGGGAGTTTTGTTGGATACTGTGGAAAATGAAAAAATGGAAACTTTAAACATCGCGGCGGATGCTATCCGTAAACGGTATGGTTACGACACTGTCCAGTGGGCCAGCCTGCTCCGGCAGGAGGCGGAACCGTAG
- the atpE gene encoding ATP synthase F0 subunit C: MASEEAGHVAETAKAANGDATWYFIACAVAAALGLGLAAFGGGIGQGTAVGKAVEGIARQPEATSQIQTAMIIGISFIESLSIYALVVALILLFANPFVSYLI, encoded by the coding sequence ATGGCCAGCGAAGAAGCGGGTCATGTGGCGGAAACCGCCAAAGCGGCCAATGGCGATGCTACCTGGTATTTCATTGCTTGTGCGGTGGCCGCAGCCTTGGGATTGGGTTTGGCGGCTTTTGGCGGTGGTATTGGTCAGGGAACTGCGGTGGGTAAAGCCGTGGAAGGGATTGCCCGTCAACCCGAGGCGACCAGTCAGATTCAGACAGCGATGATTATCGGTATTTCATTTATCGAATCCTTGTCGATCTATGCCCTGGTGGTTGCATTGATTCTTTTGTTTGCCAATCCATTTGTCAGTTATCTGATTTAA
- the atpF gene encoding F0F1 ATP synthase subunit B: MIEISWPLLITQVVTFLVAMVVVWKLFWGPLTKMMQERTRKISGDLEKADHGRREIESLEADYHRRLSDIEEHARKEINSAIQKGNKAKEDILVEARDEAQKVLDKTRRDLAIERDQVIRELRSQVTEISMTAIERILGESIDKQVQQRLLDDFIDEVDKVQKLS; this comes from the coding sequence ATGATTGAAATCAGCTGGCCGCTTTTAATTACTCAAGTCGTCACCTTTTTGGTGGCCATGGTCGTTGTATGGAAACTATTTTGGGGACCGTTGACCAAGATGATGCAGGAACGGACCCGGAAAATATCTGGTGACCTGGAAAAGGCGGATCACGGTCGTCGTGAGATTGAGTCATTGGAAGCGGATTATCACCGTCGCCTCTCGGATATTGAGGAGCACGCACGCAAAGAGATCAACAGCGCGATCCAGAAGGGAAACAAGGCCAAAGAGGACATTTTGGTAGAGGCGCGGGATGAGGCGCAGAAGGTATTGGATAAAACCCGGCGCGATTTGGCAATAGAACGGGATCAGGTTATTCGCGAGTTGCGCAGCCAGGTGACCGAGATTTCCATGACCGCAATTGAACGCATCTTGGGAGAAAGCATTGACAAACAAGTCCAGCAGCGTTTGTTGGATGATTTTATTGATGAAGTGGATAAGGTGCAGAAACTATCATGA